The Mugil cephalus isolate CIBA_MC_2020 chromosome 11, CIBA_Mcephalus_1.1, whole genome shotgun sequence genome includes a window with the following:
- the LOC125016863 gene encoding solute carrier family 45 member 4-like isoform X2 codes for MEGEGQEGDTSSLTGIRKPEEELEDFERDKDVEEEEEKGVRIPLHRWVMHGAVMFGREFCYAMETALVTPVLLQIGLPEQYYSLTWFLSPILGLLFTPVIGSASDRCTLRWGRRRPFILALCVGVLLGVALFLNGSLIGLSISDSPNNQPVGIVLTVLGVVVLDFCADASEGPIRAYLLDVADTEEQDMALNIHAFSAGLGGAVGYMLGGLDWTGTALGQAFKSQEQVLFLFAGIIFIISVTLHMFSIPERPFTPCNLHKDTGSAGSSSQLSYRPTGHPALLLDVIAEEDTSAQAMSREDRESDPEEGEMDFLAVERVRSKSDSVLAMPDATIELDSDLDPDTQTFLPDEHFFSEIHEDQENAFKASDHSYGSSPPPGGPHPEPIPMSPVFPEHKDPTNGHPSFLPNSSASEDSTLRQIKAANGVSSGLPSSDLSNAARGHASTKPGNRASNTSVSSRPHRPTFYRQPSFTFSYYGRVGSQRFRPRRVALFTPRPITTSRSLNDLSDIEQHPNRPRLQLSVGSLSSEASSSEEGPDLGTSVRLLWLSMLKMPRQLWRLCICHLLTWFSYIAEAVFYTDFMGQVIFEGDPQAPANSTKLQNYHRGVQMGCWGLVVYAATAAVCSAILQKYLDNFDLSIKVIYIIGTLGFSIGTAVMAIFPNVYVAMVMISGMGVISMSISYCPYALLGQYHEIKEYIYHSPANTRRGFGIDCAILTCQVYISQILVASALGSVVEACRSVRVIPMVASGGSFLGFLTACFLVIYPDVEPSSSEQDQDMVGLPEEEEQNEESSSDQKRSLLKLADTLKKTENHSVA; via the exons AGGGATCAGAAAACCCGAGGAGGAACTAGAAGATTTCGAGAGAGACAaagatgtggaggaggaagaagagaaaggagtgCGGATCCCACTGCATCGCTGGGTAATGCATGGAGCAGTGATGTTTGGACGTGAATTTTGTTACGCCATGGAAACAGCCCTGGTGACGCCAGTGCTGCTGCAGATAG GTCTTCCTGAGCAGTACTACAGTTTAACCTGGTTCCTCAGTCCCATCCTGGGCCTCCTCTTCACACCTGTGATCGGCTCAGCCAGTGACCGCTGCACTCTGAGATGGGGCCGGAGGAGACCGTTCATTCTGGCTCTTTGTGTGGGTGTGCTCCTGGGAGTGGCACTGTTTTTAAATGGGTCATTAATAG GCCTTTCCATCAGTGACAGCCCCAACAATCAGCCGGTTGGCATAGTCCTGACTGTGTTAGGTGTGGTGGTGCTAGACTTTTGTGCTGATGCCTCTGAGGGACCAATCAGAGCGTACCTGCTTGATGTTGCTGACACCGAGGAGCAAGATATGGCCTTGAATATTCATGCATTTTCTGCTG GGCTCGGTGGAGCAGTGGGATACATGTTGGGAGGTCTAGATTGGACTGGTACAGCTCTGGGCCAAGCATTTAAATCCCAGGAACAGGTCCTCTTCCTGTTTGCAggcatcatcttcatcatctctgTCACACTACACATGTTCAGTATCCCCGAGCGACCTTTCACACCCTGCAACCTGCATAAAGACACCGGAAGCGCGGGGTCTTCCAGCCAGCTGTCTTATAGGCCCACCGGCCACCCTGCACTTTTACTGGATGTGATTGCAGAGGAGGACACTTCTGCTCAAGCCATGTCCCGAGAGGACAGGGAATCCGATCCTGAGGAGGGGGAAATGGACTTCCTTGCTGTGGAGCGAGTGCGGAGTAAAAGTGATTCAGTCTTAGCCATGCCTGATGCTACCATTGAGTTGGATTCTGACCTTGACCCGGACACACAAACGTTCTTGCCAGATGAACACTTTTTTTCGGAAATTCATGAAGATCAAGAAAATGCTTTCAAGGCTTCGGATCACAGTTATGGGTCTTCGCCTCCTCCTGGTGGACCACACCCGGAGCCGATACCTATGAGTCCAGTTTTTCCTGAACATAAAGACCCGACAAATGGTCACCCTTCATTCCTTCCGAACAGCTCTGCATCAGAGGACTCAACTCTGAGACAG ATCAAAGCCGCCAACGGAGTCAGCTCTGGTTTGCCTTCCTCCGACCTCTCTAACGCAGCCAGAGGCCACGCCTCCACCAAGCCAGGAAACCGCGCTTCTAATACTTCAGTTTCATCACGGCCACACCGGCCCACCTTCTACAGACAA CCTTCCTTTACATTTTCATACTACGGTCGAGTGGGATCACAACGGTTTCGACCGCGCCGCGTGGCACTTTTCACCCCTCGGCCAATCACAACCTCCCGCAGCTTGAACGACCTGAGTGACATCGAGCAGCACCCGAACAGACCTCGGCTGCAGCTGTCAGTCGGTAGTCTGTCTTCAGAAGCCTCCAGCAGCGAAGAAGGACCAGACTTGGGTACAAGTGTACGTCTGCTTTGGCTGTCCATGTTGAAG ATGCCGAGGCAGCTCTGGAGATTATGCATTTGCCACCTCCTCACATGGTTCTCCTACATAGCTGAAGCTGTGTTTTACACCGATTTCATGGGCCAGGTCATTTTCGAAGGAGACCcccag GCACCAGCCAATTCCACAAAGCTACAAAATTATCACAGAGGAGTACAGATGGGCTGCTGGGGACTGGTGGTCTACGCTGCCACTGCAGCTGTCTGCTCTG CCATCCTTCAGAAGTATCTGGATAATTTTGATCTGAGCATTAAGGTCATCTACATCATTGGAACCCTGGGATTCTCAATAG gAACTGCAGTCATGGCGATCTTTCCTAATGTTTATGTCGCCATGGTGATGATAAGTGGCATGGGCGTCATCTCCATGAGTATCTCCTACTGTCCCTACGCATTACTCGGCCAGTACCATGAAATCAAAGAG TACATTTACCACAGTCCAGCCAACACTCGAAGAGGTTTCGGTATCGACTGTGCCATCTTAACCTGCCAG GTGTATATCAGCCAGATTTTGGTTGCGTCGGCCCTTGGATCCGTGGTAGAGGCATGTCGCAGCGTTCGTGTAATTCCAATGGTGGCCTCTGGGGGCTCCTTCCTTGGCTTCCTCACTGCCTGTTTCCTCGTCATCTATCCCGATGTGGAGCCCAGCAGCTCGGAGCAGGACCAGGACATGGTGGGTTTAcctgaagaagaggagcagaatgAAGAAAGCAGCAGTGACCAGAAGCGATCTCTGCTTAAGCTGGCAGACACTttaaagaagacagaaaaccacTCTGTTGcctga
- the LOC125016863 gene encoding solute carrier family 45 member 4-like isoform X1 has translation MEGEGQEGDTSSLTGIRKPEEELEDFERDKDVEEEEEKGVRIPLHRWVMHGAVMFGREFCYAMETALVTPVLLQIGLPEQYYSLTWFLSPILGLLFTPVIGSASDRCTLRWGRRRPFILALCVGVLLGVALFLNGSLIGLSISDSPNNQPVGIVLTVLGVVVLDFCADASEGPIRAYLLDVADTEEQDMALNIHAFSAGLGGAVGYMLGGLDWTGTALGQAFKSQEQVLFLFAGIIFIISVTLHMFSIPERPFTPCNLHKDTGSAGSSSQLSYRPTGHPALLLDVIAEEDTSAQAMSREDRESDPEEGEMDFLAVERVRSKSDSVLAMPDATIELDSDLDPDTQTFLPDEHFFSEIHEDQENAFKASDHSYGSSPPPGGPHPEPIPMSPVFPEHKDPTNGHPSFLPNSSASEDSTLRQQIKAANGVSSGLPSSDLSNAARGHASTKPGNRASNTSVSSRPHRPTFYRQPSFTFSYYGRVGSQRFRPRRVALFTPRPITTSRSLNDLSDIEQHPNRPRLQLSVGSLSSEASSSEEGPDLGTSVRLLWLSMLKMPRQLWRLCICHLLTWFSYIAEAVFYTDFMGQVIFEGDPQAPANSTKLQNYHRGVQMGCWGLVVYAATAAVCSAILQKYLDNFDLSIKVIYIIGTLGFSIGTAVMAIFPNVYVAMVMISGMGVISMSISYCPYALLGQYHEIKEYIYHSPANTRRGFGIDCAILTCQVYISQILVASALGSVVEACRSVRVIPMVASGGSFLGFLTACFLVIYPDVEPSSSEQDQDMVGLPEEEEQNEESSSDQKRSLLKLADTLKKTENHSVA, from the exons AGGGATCAGAAAACCCGAGGAGGAACTAGAAGATTTCGAGAGAGACAaagatgtggaggaggaagaagagaaaggagtgCGGATCCCACTGCATCGCTGGGTAATGCATGGAGCAGTGATGTTTGGACGTGAATTTTGTTACGCCATGGAAACAGCCCTGGTGACGCCAGTGCTGCTGCAGATAG GTCTTCCTGAGCAGTACTACAGTTTAACCTGGTTCCTCAGTCCCATCCTGGGCCTCCTCTTCACACCTGTGATCGGCTCAGCCAGTGACCGCTGCACTCTGAGATGGGGCCGGAGGAGACCGTTCATTCTGGCTCTTTGTGTGGGTGTGCTCCTGGGAGTGGCACTGTTTTTAAATGGGTCATTAATAG GCCTTTCCATCAGTGACAGCCCCAACAATCAGCCGGTTGGCATAGTCCTGACTGTGTTAGGTGTGGTGGTGCTAGACTTTTGTGCTGATGCCTCTGAGGGACCAATCAGAGCGTACCTGCTTGATGTTGCTGACACCGAGGAGCAAGATATGGCCTTGAATATTCATGCATTTTCTGCTG GGCTCGGTGGAGCAGTGGGATACATGTTGGGAGGTCTAGATTGGACTGGTACAGCTCTGGGCCAAGCATTTAAATCCCAGGAACAGGTCCTCTTCCTGTTTGCAggcatcatcttcatcatctctgTCACACTACACATGTTCAGTATCCCCGAGCGACCTTTCACACCCTGCAACCTGCATAAAGACACCGGAAGCGCGGGGTCTTCCAGCCAGCTGTCTTATAGGCCCACCGGCCACCCTGCACTTTTACTGGATGTGATTGCAGAGGAGGACACTTCTGCTCAAGCCATGTCCCGAGAGGACAGGGAATCCGATCCTGAGGAGGGGGAAATGGACTTCCTTGCTGTGGAGCGAGTGCGGAGTAAAAGTGATTCAGTCTTAGCCATGCCTGATGCTACCATTGAGTTGGATTCTGACCTTGACCCGGACACACAAACGTTCTTGCCAGATGAACACTTTTTTTCGGAAATTCATGAAGATCAAGAAAATGCTTTCAAGGCTTCGGATCACAGTTATGGGTCTTCGCCTCCTCCTGGTGGACCACACCCGGAGCCGATACCTATGAGTCCAGTTTTTCCTGAACATAAAGACCCGACAAATGGTCACCCTTCATTCCTTCCGAACAGCTCTGCATCAGAGGACTCAACTCTGAGACAG CAGATCAAAGCCGCCAACGGAGTCAGCTCTGGTTTGCCTTCCTCCGACCTCTCTAACGCAGCCAGAGGCCACGCCTCCACCAAGCCAGGAAACCGCGCTTCTAATACTTCAGTTTCATCACGGCCACACCGGCCCACCTTCTACAGACAA CCTTCCTTTACATTTTCATACTACGGTCGAGTGGGATCACAACGGTTTCGACCGCGCCGCGTGGCACTTTTCACCCCTCGGCCAATCACAACCTCCCGCAGCTTGAACGACCTGAGTGACATCGAGCAGCACCCGAACAGACCTCGGCTGCAGCTGTCAGTCGGTAGTCTGTCTTCAGAAGCCTCCAGCAGCGAAGAAGGACCAGACTTGGGTACAAGTGTACGTCTGCTTTGGCTGTCCATGTTGAAG ATGCCGAGGCAGCTCTGGAGATTATGCATTTGCCACCTCCTCACATGGTTCTCCTACATAGCTGAAGCTGTGTTTTACACCGATTTCATGGGCCAGGTCATTTTCGAAGGAGACCcccag GCACCAGCCAATTCCACAAAGCTACAAAATTATCACAGAGGAGTACAGATGGGCTGCTGGGGACTGGTGGTCTACGCTGCCACTGCAGCTGTCTGCTCTG CCATCCTTCAGAAGTATCTGGATAATTTTGATCTGAGCATTAAGGTCATCTACATCATTGGAACCCTGGGATTCTCAATAG gAACTGCAGTCATGGCGATCTTTCCTAATGTTTATGTCGCCATGGTGATGATAAGTGGCATGGGCGTCATCTCCATGAGTATCTCCTACTGTCCCTACGCATTACTCGGCCAGTACCATGAAATCAAAGAG TACATTTACCACAGTCCAGCCAACACTCGAAGAGGTTTCGGTATCGACTGTGCCATCTTAACCTGCCAG GTGTATATCAGCCAGATTTTGGTTGCGTCGGCCCTTGGATCCGTGGTAGAGGCATGTCGCAGCGTTCGTGTAATTCCAATGGTGGCCTCTGGGGGCTCCTTCCTTGGCTTCCTCACTGCCTGTTTCCTCGTCATCTATCCCGATGTGGAGCCCAGCAGCTCGGAGCAGGACCAGGACATGGTGGGTTTAcctgaagaagaggagcagaatgAAGAAAGCAGCAGTGACCAGAAGCGATCTCTGCTTAAGCTGGCAGACACTttaaagaagacagaaaaccacTCTGTTGcctga